The Babylonia areolata isolate BAREFJ2019XMU chromosome 22, ASM4173473v1, whole genome shotgun sequence genome contains a region encoding:
- the LOC143296937 gene encoding cilia- and flagella-associated protein 53-like: MMVGQRTRRTREYTGPAPQSVAIRARPPNKRPPEYLILESRKKDDYLKEMENQKLYNELCDLKNEWERCTDKKIVLNNVRREVGKRLKDHEFSIEERRERLRELLGREEQEYMAAMEAMEETTLERQAKMRERAKSLKERREHERLQFVQDKYDQQFRAQCEELRSTLSKREQDIVCAERIEQLRLKEIEAKEKKAHDDLYAQLWEKDRQEKMAREEREAQAAHERNRETLDVLRKQMAALETQKEEEKRLKEEELQLMREQVALRKMEEAAAAEEKRRRQQENRDMLDLSLKMKMKKKAKEEQEQLAFDLKMLEQLLEESRNEAKEQLQRKIELREEDRRYRDYLARMVQEEKQKERELERLIQQEVEAAWQKRIAQWKTERLMRRKLLEEVMVARSQQIQERLAENNRRKAENEKERVALLRSIEENRQYEMEQAAKRMAENARYQSDLQDQIHYNSQMRDERRRNEEFEFLMGMQAEKEYQEKLKSALDNPTFDRLHPMRRAMFN; encoded by the exons ATGATGGTCGGTCAGAGAACCCGCAGGACCCGAGAATATACCGGGCCTGCTCCGCAGTCTGTGGCCATC AGAGCTCGACCGCCAAACAAGCGTCCTCCTGAATACTTGATCCTTGAGAGTCGAAAGAAAGATGATTACCTGAAGGAAATGGAGAACCAGAAATTGTACAACGAGTTGTGTGATCTGAAGAATGAGTGGGAAAGATGCACAGATAAGAAAATTGTTCTGAATAATGTTCGACGTGAAGTTGGTAAACGCTTGAAAGATCATGAATTCAGCATTGAGGAAAGGCGGGAGAG GTTGCGTGAGTTGctggggagagaggaacaggagtACATGGCAGCCATGGAAGCTATGGAGGAGACCACGCTGGAACGCCAGGCCAAAATGAGAGAACGGGCAAAGTCtttgaaagaaaggagagagcaTGAGAGACTTCAGTTTGTGCAAGACAAATACGACCAGCAGTTCAG AGCACAGTGTGAAGAACTGAGGTCCACACTGTCCAAGAGGGAGCAGGACATAGTGTGTGCTGAGCGGATTGAGCAGCTGAGACTGAAGGAGATAGAGGCCAAGGAAAAGAAAGCTCATGACGACCTGTACGCACAGCTCTGGGAGAAGGACCGGCAAGAAAAG ATGGCTCGGGAAGAGCGCGAGGCCCAGGCAGCTCATGAGCGTAACCGTGAGACGCTGGACGTGCTGCGGAAACAAATGGCGGCTCTGGAGacacagaaggaagaagagaagaggctGAAGGAGGAGGAACTGCAGCTGATG AGAGAGCAAGTGGCGctgaggaagatggaggaggcgGCAGCTGCAGAGGAGAAGCGACGACGGCAGCAGGAGAACCGTGACATGCTGGACCTGTcgctgaagatgaagatgaagaagaaggccaAGGAGGAACAGGAGCAGCTGGCCTTCGACCTCAAGATGCTGGAACAGCTGCTTGAGGAGTCCAGGAACGAGGCCAAGGAGCAGCTGCAGCGCAAG ATCGAACTGCGGGAGGAAGACCGCCGCTACAGGGACTACCTGGCGCGCATGGttcaggaggagaagcagaaggagcgAGAGCTGGAGCGTCTCATCCAACAGGAGGTGGAGGCCGCCTGGCAGAAGCGCATCGCCCAGTGGAAGACGGAGCGCCTCATGCGGCGCAAACTGCTGGAGGAGGTCATGGTTGCCCGCAGCCAGCAGATCCAAGAGAGAC TGGCTGAGAACAACCGCCGCAAGGCCGAAAACGAGAAGGAGCGTGTGGCACTGCTGCGATCCATCGAGGAGAACCGTCAGTATGAGATGGAGCAGGCGGCGAAACGCATGGCCGAGAACGCCCGCTACCAGAGCGACCTCCAGGACCAGATCCATTACAACAGCCAGATGCGTGACGAGCGCCGCCGCAACGAGGAGTTTGAGTTCCTGATGGGCATGCAGGCGGAGAAGGAGTACCAGGAGAAGCTGAAGAGCGCTCTGGACAATCCCACCTTCGATCGGCTCCACCCCATGCGCCGGGCCATGTTCAACTAG